agctgggcatcaCATTTGGAAGATCCTGGGCCAAGCAGTGTGCTGGAGGCTCGGGACGGCGTTGGCCTTCACTAGCAGCTTCACACCCAGGCAGACGATTGCATCCAGAGCTGCTTTCACGTGGTGCAGCCCCGAGCCCGAGGGCAGCATTGGACCTGGATAAATGAGAACAATCCCCACGGAGCAATGAGCTGCGCTTACCTCCAGGCTGGAGCGAGCCGGGGCAGCGCCGAGTGCGGACAGGCAGAAGATGAAGGAGGTCTAATTTTGTTCAAAAGCCATGGCTGGCCAAAGTCTTGGGCAATAAATGCTCTGAATTGAGGCATGCAGCCTCATTATTGCCTGGTGGAGGGGAATTTGTTCTGCGCCTTGGCTCCTCCGGAGTGTTCTGCCCGGGCGCCGCTGCCTTCTCTTCCCACCGCATGGAGATTCCTGTGCTTCAGCAGAATTCCCCACCTCTCATCTAGATAGCCCTGGCTGGGTGGAGTACAAAAACCCCACACTGTTAACTCCGGATAGGgctaattaaaagaaaataaaattaaaaggtgctgggaaaagaaatggaatttccccccccctattttttttttcctggggaagCTGAAAGATTGTATTAAACTTCAGTGGTTTAATAAAATATTGTGAAGTTTGGGAGGCTGTTTTCCCTGGGACTTAATCTGTTTATACACCCCCAAAAATAAATAGAATATCACTTTACTTGACCACACAGAAAACCTGATCCAGGGTgggggctgctctgtgctgtgtgtttCTTGGTCGCTTGCTTTTCACCTTGGGTTTCGTGCAGCCTGCCACGAGTTGGGTCCATTCCTGCCCTACCAagtgaagggggcctacaggagggctggggagggactattgacaaggtcttgtaatggcaggatgaggaggaatgagtttaaactggcagaggggagattcaaactggatgttaggaagaagttctttactgtgaaggtggtgagacactggcccaggttgcccagggaggctgtggatgctgcttccctggaggtgttcaaggccaggttggataaggccttgagtgacttgttccagtgggaggtgtccctgcctatggtgaggggttggaactggatgatctttgaggtcccttccaatctaaaccattctgtgattctatgattcatggagCTAGTGGTGGAGTGCTGTGGACGTGGCAGGACTAGTGAAGGTGATGGGGTGAAAGTTGGGAGGAGCCATGGAAACTTGGCTTCTGAAAGTTGATTACAGCCTAAAGACAGGAGTGTGGCATTCAGCTTGCTGAAGGAACATGAAGCAGAACATAGGAGGTGGTGCTGATGGTGGAACCAATGCCAGTGATGCTACTGGGGGGCACACAGTAGGCAGAATCTCCTCAGCTCTGAGTTCTTTAGCTTTAGGAGACTAAAAGCAGACACAAGTGGGGAATTCTGTGtttccctcctccccatccccctTTCCAggttgctgctgccagcaaaaAGAGAGCACAGCCTCTCAGTACCCGTAAACTTTATTAAATGTGTGCTTTTTTAAAGTCTTAATTTAAATGAAACATCAGCCTGGTTTGTTCTGAAACAGCTCcaaagggagaggggtggcagTACCACcatgggaaggggaggggggagagacaACCCAGAAACCATTCTATATGAACAAGAATTGGTTTAATGCTTAAGAAAATGGGCAATGGTaattgtggtttttttggtgaATGCTTGTGTGACTGTGGGGGAACCAAGGAGGCCAAGTGTGAGTAAAAATCCCCCAGAGCAGGGTAGGCATGGCCAGATCATAGGATcagagaattgctttggttggaagagctctttaagatcatcagatccaaccattaactcagcactgccaactccaccactaaaccacctccctcaaTGGCACATCTACACAGCCTTGAATTCTCTCCATGGATAGGGAATCCCTCCTAgggaagggagactgtagccaggtggggttggtctcttctgccaggcacccagcaacagaacaaggggacacagtctcaagttgtgccaggggaggtctaggctggatgttaggaggaagttcttcacagagagagtgattggcattggaatgggctgcccaggcaggtggtggaggcactgtccgtggaggtgttcaagaaaagcctggctgaggcacttagtgccatggtctggttgactggataggtctggatgctaggttggactggctgagcttggaggtctcttcaacctggttgattctgtgattctgagatgtgTCTGTCTGCTCAAAGATCATAGGACcacaggatgggttgggttggattggaagggacctttaaagctcagctAGTCTAACCTttaagtcagcagggacatctgcaactagagcaggttgctcacagccccagccaacctCACTGCAATAGTTCCAGCCGtgaggcatctcccacctctatggccaaggtctcaccactctcagtgtgTAACATTTGCTTCCTTATAATGAATTTAGCACTCAAAAGAACGTTTttatctggtttttttttttttttttttttttttttgttattggaggtttttttcctcctctcaaaaCAAATGTTGCATGGTTTGTAAGTCTAAGGCTCATCAGTGCCTAATGGTACATCAGATTGCTGGAACTGGAAGAATTTAAGTACACTGAGTTAGCTTCTTATCATTGATGTGTTGACTTTTCTGCTTTAGTAAAAGGAGATCAACCTCTACAAGTCAGGTTCTGGTTTATTTGTAGTGACCTTTGCTGTCTTCTCACTCATGCTCAGGACTGCAGGAGGAGTTTTCAGTAGTTTACTTCCAATTCTTTTGAGGTTAAAATAATTTGAACTTTGTCTCTGGTTTTAAAAAGGACCCTGAAGAGCTCAGAGGCTCAAATGTTACTGGAGTTCCAAGCAGTCTGGTTGCATAACTTCTTTAAGAAGCCACTGCTCATAAGTGAAGGGGCTTTCAAAACTACTTATGGCCCAGATCAAAACAGTCAAATTTAGAGTCTGAGACCACAGTGTAGTTCCACCAGGTGTGCAGCAAGGGAATCAAAGCCTCAGAAACTGGTGGAAGTGAAACATTGAAGGGCTTGGGGGAAGAgaaacctcatgacattcaacaagggcaagtgcagagttgtgcccgaggaggtggcggagtccccatccctagaggtgtttaagaggaggctggatgaggcatttagtgccttggtttagttaatcagaagggttgggtgatagactggactccatgatcctacaggtcttttccagcctggttaattctgtgattctgtgaaggaacaacctcctggagcagtacaggtgaggggggacctgctgggagcagctccatggagaaggagctgagagtgctggtggacaaatTTCTCACGAGCCATCAATGAGCCTTCTtgcccaagaaagccaatggggtcctggggtgtgctgagaagagtgtggccagcagggtgaggaaggttgtcctcctcctctgccacagatAGAgtcctgagtccagttctgggctccacagatCAAAAGAGACAGAgtactactggagagagtccagtgaaggctacaaagatgcagtggggcctggagcatgtctgtgaggagcaaaagctgagagccctggggttgctgagcctggagaagagcagccccagagaggacctgatcagtgctcagcaacagcaacaTGTGGTGGGCAAGAGAATGGGCCCAGGCTCTCTCCAAGAGTTCCCAGTAACAAGAGGCAACAATCACAAACTGGAGCCTGGGAGGTTTAACCTGAATCAGGGAAacctttgttgtgagggtgctggagccctggatcaggctgcccagagagcttgggaagtgttcttctctggagacttccaaacccCTCCTGTCCATtctgatcctgggcaagctgctgtgggcgACCCTGAttcagcaggaggttggactggatgatctccagaggtgacttccaaccccacccctctgagattctgtgacaGTGGCTGTGTAGTTGAGTTCAGTGTTCTGGGAAGAGGTTTTAAAGGCACATGTGACAGCTGAGCTTGTGTGCACACCAAAGCTCTGCTGAtgcaggggcagggagctggtggcagtTGTCTGaaggtgcttggcattgctacAGCTGCTCCAACGATCTGCTTAACACTGGGTTAACTGTGACTGTAGGAGAGACAGCAGGGAGAAAGTTACATTGATTTTTTTAAGTCATGCTCTTCAGTGCAGGTTATACCTATCAAAAGCAGGTACAGATTAGCCCAACCTAATGCCTCCTTCACACTGGCATCTTAAATCTTCTTCTCAGCTTGAAAAACCTCAGATTTTGTGACCCTCAGTAGTGCCCACTCAGTTGTGCCCATGAGTGAGTGATGCCCAACCTTGCTACCAAGACATTTGCACCTGCATGAAGAGCACAGAGTGGGAGGGCTGGTGGccatctcccagccctggcccagcAAGCCTTGCTGTTAGAAAGGTTGATCCCAGTGATCAATCTCTTTTCTTTTGGCTACACCTTCAGCCCATTTCCCCTTGATTTGACTGGCATGGGTAGGGAGCAGATTGCTCCCCTCATCTCCAGTGACGCTTCGAGAGAGCATTACCAAAAGTCAAATAGCCAACTTGTTCTGATTTGGGAGCTTTGAGCTCCACCAACGAGTTGCAGAGGTATTAGGAGGGACCACGACTCCATGAAACCAAAGGTGCTTGACCATCTCTGATTTTTCTCATGTAATTTCTTGCATGAGCATTGagggacatgaggaagaacttctttactgtaagggtcacagagcgttggaacaggctccccagagaggctgtggggtctccttctctggagactttcacaccctgtctggatgtgttcttgtgtgatctgagctagattctatgcttgtgctctggcagggaggttggacgtGGATCTACAGATCTATAGAGGGGTTGGCTCtatagaggtcccttccaactcctaacatcctgtgagggGCTGAAGAAAGGCAGGTAAGAGAAAGGGCTGTTGGACCTCTGCAAGGTGTTTGCAGTAGGCACTTAGTAAAATGAGTACCCAGATGTGGCACAGCACATTGCCAAAAAGAGCCTTGGAATAGGACATACCAGAAGAAGACTGCTGAGAGACAGATGAAGTATCAGTGAAGGTAGCAAGagtggcactgagctgtgccacaCTAGCACCAGCTGCTAACATAGCCAACTTTGGTGCCACTTGATCATCACTGCTGCTTCACCAGCCAGGGCACAGAAACCTGAGCTCGGGTAAGGCTTTGGGATACAACATTGTGAGAAGGTCCTGGGGCCCTGTAACCCTAATGAAGTTACTTTAATTACCTTGGGAAATAGGCCTTGCATGCAAAACCCTCTGTGACTTCAGGGGATAGGAaggccccagggctctgcatcCTTGGAGACAGAGTGGGTTGTGCAGGACTGGgtagggaggaggaggctcaggacagccAAGAGGGAATGTGGCTCCACATTTGCAGTGGAACCTGGTGCCATGAGGTTGAGAAAGCACCAAGCTATTTTCCTAACCTGTCAAGCAAGACAGCCTGAGGTGGAGATGACTCTATCCTGTAATTCCAGATACAATCCTCTTCAGACTCCTTGaaatccctgctctgctgtgattgtaataacatcttggccagtgaGCAGGCAGCCAGTGAGCATGGCCCCCAGCCTTCCTCCTAACCAGATTACCAGGTGATCCCCCCACAGAGTTGGTTTTACCACCTCTGGGGCTTTCTGAAGTTAGAGTCAAGAGAGAGAGCATCATTATGCTGTGTTTGTACAGCACCAGGTGATACTGAGGTGCTTCTATGGTCCCAAACACGCTGAaggtagagagccagaagatgAATGAGCCCCTGCTAATACAAAAtcctgcttcactcatagaTTTCTGTCACTGAGACATGTCCACCAcccaaaaaaaaggaagtgaTAAGCATCAAAGCAAAGAATTGAAAGCTCCTGGTTACTGCACCCTGGAGTTTGGGTTTGCCTGACACTTTTTAAAGCCCTGCACACCCAATGCTCTTGTTCCTGCTTGTCCCTTTAGGAAAGGACAAGAAAGCTCCCATGGTCTTCTCATTCTCTCCCCTTTCTGGACAAGATTTTTGTTCATTCTCCCCCAAATAATGCTTTCTCCACCAGTTTAAGACTACCCAACTTAAGATATTCTCTGTTATGGCTTAAATAGCATCCACCAGAGGCTGTGGATTTGTTTCCTGCTCACAAGTGGTGGATGGTGGctcctctgtcaccttcaccatCAGCATCATCTCTGCATGGACCTTCCTTTGCCCATCACCCAAACACCTTCAAatgacaccccccaccccccaatgGAAAGCACTCTCCTGTCAGCATGACAGaaggggctcaggggtgacctcattgccatctacaactacctgaagggaggctgtagccaggtggggttggtctcttctcccaggcaaccagcaacagaacaaggggacacagtctcaagttgtgccaggggaggtctaggctggttgttaggaggaagttcttgccagagaggatgattggcattggaatgggctgcccaggaagatggtggagtcaccatccctggaggtgttcaagcaaagcctggatgaggcactgagtgctatggtctggttgattggatagggctgggtgctaggttggactggatgattctggaggtctcttccaacctgcttgatcctatgattctatgttgctgGCAGTGGGGAGCACTGGTTTAGAGCCAGCTCCTCTGAATGAGGCCTTTTGACTACCTGAGAATTTTCATCACAAGAGTCTAAAGGctcatttgttttccttcatttttggATACCAAAATTGTTTggtctgaaaacaaaacaaaggattATTGGTTTGGACTTTTAGAAGGTTAAAAATAAGTCTGGCTGATGAAAAGAGTTTGAtttgggggggaggtggggtaAAAGTGAACAAAAACTTGGCtaaatttggggaaaaaaatagcaaagATTTAATTCAATTAAAAAATTCTCTAAGGTCAGGTTCTGAAAACCAAATTAGAGATTAAACCTCCTCTGTTTCGTTGTTGAAAGggatggatcacagaatcatagaatgagtcagggctggaagggaccacaaagatcatctagttccaaccttcctgctatgggcagggacacctcacactagatcaggctatcTACAGCCTCATATAGcatggccctaaacacctccagggatgaggcttccaccacctccttgagcaacccgcttcagggtctcatcaccctcatggtgaagaacttcacaacatccagtctgaagctacccatttccagctttgttcctttcccccccagccctatcactacctgacagcctaaaaagtccctccccagcttccttgtaggctcccttcagatactgaaaagccacaataagttctcctgggagccttctcctctgcaaactgaacatagaatcatagaatcaaccaggttagaagagacctccaagatcatccagtccaacctagcacccagccctagccagtcaaccagaccatggcactaagtgcctcatgcaggcttttcttgaacacctccaggggcggtgactccaccacctccctgggcagcccattccaatgggaaatcatttTGCCTCATTTCTGGAGGTGGATCTGAGGTCCTTTAGacctgcttttgttttggtgtgTTACAGAGACAGTGCTAAACCCTGGGCCCATCAAAGGGAGCAGCCAAGCTGCAGGTGACCTCAACAGGACCAGGTTCACATCCTCCTTTTTCAGTGTGGCCACTTCAGCTCACCtctgagaggagaaaggaagcaaagcaacatcagagggaaagaaagaaaagataatCAGAAGAACTCAGCACAACTCTTagtatgtttttttcttctgtattttccCCCTCTCTACTGATaggtaaaaaaaatatatattatattatattttCCTTTGCTTAAATTATTAATTTGTTCTGTTCAGCCTCAGTCCCAGCCAAAGTCCTGCCCTGTCATCTGGTAGAACTTCATGTTGAAGGGGCGGTAGAAGTCTCGCAGCCTCTGCACCACCTCCTGGTCTATGTCAGGGTGGGTCCTGCCTTTCGTCTTGCCCAGGCAGTGAggtttgctgctgccttccgCCTTCTTCAGGCACGGGAaccccttggtcttgttgaagtaGAAGTGTTTGTCAGTGATGATCCTCTTGAGGCCCAGAAAGTCCTggaccctgcccagctcccccgCGGGGTCGCTGATCAGCCTCTCCCCGCTGACAAAGAGGATCTGCCCGATGGGGAAGTAGAGCAGCCAGTTCTCCAGGTGCTTGGCGTAGATGCCGATCTGGATGGCGCTCCAGGAGGTGTCGATCAGGCCTGTAGTCCTGTTTTTGAAGGTCAGGCTCTCAAAGGTGGGGATGTCAGGCTTCTTGGAGAGCGTCTGCGTGTAGTCCGAGATGGCTCTGGTCACAGGGTCCCGCACCACCACGATCAGCTTCGTGCCCCTGGACATGGAGGAGATGCGGGCGGGGGCCTCCTTGGTGACGAAGTAGCTGGGGGTCTTCTCCATGGTGATCTGCCCCTCCAGGGTCCTGGGCATGAGGTCtctgagagagaaggagaggaggggcaCATTAGCACTGAATGCCCCTGGGTTGGGGGGGGAGAAGctgagagctggcagtgctctggggACGTCCTGGGTGCAAAGGGCATGGTGCTCCTGAGCCTcacccctccagcccagcctgccttctgccttgcccaggctgccaggaAACCCATAGTGTTCCAACTCAGCAAAGCATCTCCACACA
This is a stretch of genomic DNA from Pogoniulus pusillus isolate bPogPus1 chromosome 11, bPogPus1.pri, whole genome shotgun sequence. It encodes these proteins:
- the LOC135179716 gene encoding heparan sulfate glucosamine 3-O-sulfotransferase 3A1-like, which encodes MAVSAAAPPAAEPLPRSIFKKFLVMLCSLLMSLYVFYCLADRCQTLPGPIIAAGAASEEEEGGGGGYLGGSAEFPPWQAAAARRKRLLQRLKQQQRRRRQEAAPGEKMPAGGGGNRAGGSGGGGTAGTLTLLLGEGTKRLPQAIIIGVKKGGTRALLEFLRVHPDVRAVGAEPHFFDRNYERGLSWYRDLMPRTLEGQITMEKTPSYFVTKEAPARISSMSRGTKLIVVVRDPVTRAISDYTQTLSKKPDIPTFESLTFKNRTTGLIDTSWSAIQIGIYAKHLENWLLYFPIGQILFVSGERLISDPAGELGRVQDFLGLKRIITDKHFYFNKTKGFPCLKKAEGSSKPHCLGKTKGRTHPDIDQEVVQRLRDFYRPFNMKFYQMTGQDFGWD